A single Gambusia affinis linkage group LG22, SWU_Gaff_1.0, whole genome shotgun sequence DNA region contains:
- the LOC122824878 gene encoding adenylate kinase 7-like, whose amino-acid sequence MEEKRPPLPAKRVFVNDVHTYVSKHVAEMIGHVEPPEESEDSDSDDEEVPQEEPPFQVVGTSINEEKVQNLHKLYVSPSREELLQVLLECDVVVYCVTESATPQQIEEATWAISVLQEDMASFETRRYFIVVSTLMTWTNFRISDINDAGLPYLEEDFLRRRPHPKFRKHNELEKLVLKLPRGKTSKLKGYVICAGFQYGMGENLFHYFFKVSWSMQEPKVPIFGSGENFIPMIHVCDLGRVVQEIIKVKPSPRYIVAVDDSKNTLEEVVKTISEMLGPEKICKLLPEDAIKMNAFKPEELDCLNVNMRLDTSIISDYLTFDWTSEEGLVKNIKSIVKEYKQARQLFPIKICLIGPPAVGKTTLAMKLCQHYKLHYINVNNMFDDKISQLETTIATEEFEEEIGEEALAAAQDQLEYLQKTLEDNEGILSEDLICEVLREKLFSKGCRNQGFVLDGFPETMDQAKMVFADESLENQDIDLLSKTPWYNKSITPEYIFALQAPDDFLIKRVQELPESVVEKMHYTQDEFTSRLGLYRHLSNAAVTLSDFFDHRELHPEYLDISSDDSEYTCTMKKIIEIIGEPKNYGGTPEEQAEQKRKKEEERLQKLAAEAAERKARKLAALAEMTGHYEDWKKNLGMVEEQESEMLEAKGLPLRNYLMKYVMPSLGEAMLECSKVKPEDPVDFLAEHLLRNSTED is encoded by the exons ATGGAGGAGAAGAGGCCACCGCTTCCAGCTAAGCGGGTTTTCGTGAACGACGTCCATACGTATGTTTCAAAGCACGTCGCCGAG ATGATAGGACATGTTGAACCTCCTGAGGAGTCGGAGGATTCTGACTCAGACGATGAGGAGGTTCCCCAGGAGGAACCTCCCTTTCAGGTCGTAGGAACTTCCATCAATGAGGAAAAAGTACAGAATCTACACAAATTGTATGTG TCCCCAAgcagagaggagctgctgcaggtgcTGCTGGAGTGTGATGTTGTGGTTTACTGCGTCACCGAAAGTGCAACTCCACAGCAGATTGAAGAGGCAACATGGGCAATATCAG tCCTTCAGGAAGATATGGCAAGCTTTGAGACCCGGAGATATTTTATTGTCGTCTCCACATTGATGACTTGGACAAATTTCAGGATTTCAGATATA aatgatGCAGGTCTCCCTTATTTAGAAGAAGATTTTCTCCGAAGAAGGCCTCATCCCAAGTTCAGGAAACACAATGAGCTGGAGAAACTGGTGCTCAAGTTGCCCCGAGGT aaaacatctaaGCTCAAAGGTTACGTTATATGTGCTGGGTTTCAGTACGGAATGGGAGAAAATCTCTTCCACTACTTTTTTAAG gTTTCATGGTCAATGCAGGAGCCAAAGGTTCCCATATTTGGAAGTGGTGAAAATTTTATTCCCATGATTCATGTTTGTGACCTTGGAAg AGTGGTCCAAGAGATCATTAAGGTGAAGCCAAGCCCAAGGTACATCGTTGCCGTTGATGATTCCAAGAACACGTTAGAGGAAGTTGTAAAG ACTATTAGTGAAATGCTCGGGCCAGAAAAAATCTGCAAGTTACTTCCAGAAGACGCCATCAAAATGAACGCTTTTAAG CCGGAAGAACTGGACTGTCTCAACGTCAACATGCGATTGGATACTTCTATAATCAGCGACTATTTGACCTTTGACTGGACGAGTGAAGAGGGACTGGTGAAAAACATCAAGAGCATCGTGAAGGAGTACAAACAAGCAAGACagcttttt cCCATTAAGATCTGCCTGATCGGCCCTCCGGCGGTGGGGAAGACGACTCTGGCCATGAAGCTCTGCCAGCACTACAAACTTCATTACATCAACGTCAACAACATGTTTGATGATAAAATTTCTCAGCTG GAGACGACGATAGCTACTGAGGAGTTTGAAGAGGAAATTGGCGAAGAAGCTTTAGCTGCTGCACAGGATCAACTGGAATACCTCCAGAAGACTCTGGAGGACAACGAAG GTATTCTGAGTGAGGACCTGATTTGTGAGGTTCTGCGTGAAAAGCTTTTCTCTAAAGGATGCAGGAACCAAGGGTTTGTTCTGGATGGCTTCCCTGAGACTATGGATCAGGCAAAGATGGTTTTTGCTG ATGAGAGTCTGGAGAACCAGGATATAGATTTACTGTCCAAAACGCCGTGGTATAACAAGTCAATCACCCCAG AGTACATTTTTGCCCTCCAAGCACCAGATGATTTCCTGATCAAGCGAGTGCAAGAGCTTCCAGAGAGCGTAGTTGAGAAGATGCACTACACCCAGGACGAATTCACGTCTCGTCTGGGTCTATACCGCCATCTCAGCAATGCTGCAGTAACCTTGTCGGATTTTTTTGATCACCGGGAACTCCATCCAGAATATTTAG ACATCAGCTCAGATGATTCGGAGTACACATGTACTATGAAGAAGATTATTGAGATCATAGGGGAGCCCAAGAACTACGGCGGGACTCCAGAGGAGCAGGCGGagcagaagagaaagaaagaggaagagagactGCAGAAACTGGCGGCGgaggcagcagagaggaaggcGAGGAAGCTGGCTGCTCTGGCTGAGATGACGGGTCATTACGAGGATTGG AAGAAGAACCTGGGGATGGTGGAGGAACAAGAGTCTGAAATGTTGGAAGCCAAAGGTCTTCCTCTCAGAAACTACCTGATGAAGTACGTGATGCCTTCGCTGGGCGAGGCCATGCTGGAGTGCTCCAAGGTCAAACCAGAAGACCCCGTCGACTTCCTG GCTGAACATCTTTTACGGAACAGCACAGAAGACTGA